The DNA segment TTCATATCGTAATTGTCGCTTTCTGAGGTATCCACAAGTTCTAACTTGTTTTTCGTATATCTCAAATTCATACCATTAAATATTTTTAATCCATAAAAAGGATAATCAACTTTTAAACTAAAATCATATTTATGCTCTAATATTTTATCATCTAAAAATTTTGTTCCCTGACCTCCTTCTGTCCATGTTGTATATTCTCCCCATGGATTTGCCGGTGATTTACTTCCAGAAATAACATATTCAAAACTTCCATTTATATTTATATTTTGAATTTTATTTTCATATATCGCCATAAATGCTATATTGTTTTCACCATTATAATATCCTATATAATTCTCTTCATTGGGTATTGTTTTTCCATTAATATCAACATCAGGATAATATGTATATCCATAATATTTATTTGTTCCATTTCCAGACGGTTGAAATGTATATTTTGTAGCTCCTGCACTGTATAATCCAAATGCACCATACTTTGTTTTTATTTTGCCTCCAAAACTCCATGCGATTTTATCCGGATTTTGGTAAGCCTCTGGATCTAAAATTCTATTTGCATTTATATCATCAACCAAAATTTGACCGTAATAATAAAGGGTTTCATTTTTATAGTCTAACATAAACCCCATTATTGAATTTGCGTTATATCCATGATACCATGGTTTTCCAGAAGATATATTTACATATTGAACAAAAAAGTTTGGTATTACATTTAAAAAATATTCTATATCAAATGCTGTATTTACATAAACGGCTGATTCTTCATATGCAAATCTAAAGTTCCCAATTTTTAATCCATATGTTTTAAAATTCGCTCCTCTATCTTTATAACCAAGTTGAGACTGCCTGTTTAATTCAATATATCTTGTTTCATAAAAAAACGATTCATCTTCATAATTGAAATCTATAATAACAGATGATAATCCTTTAGAGGAAATGTACAATGAATATGGTGAATCTACAATATCATAATGTTGCAATCGTCCAAATCTTAATTTATAATTGTCAAAATCAATAGAAACTCCACCATTTTTCATATAGAAATAATAGCCTTCATAAAAAGCATTTTCTAACCCGCTTAAATTGTATTTGTCATCATTATAAGCATTTAATTCTCCTAAAAAATTAAAACCTTTAAAATCATGTGTAACTTTAAAAGTAAAACCTTGAAATGATTTTATATTATTCATATTATTGTCCATTCGTAACGAAAAATTAAAACCATAAGTTATTAAAGAAATTGCACTAATTAATATAATAAGAATACTTTTCTTCAACTTAAAACCCCGCCTTTTTAATATTTTTTTCAAAGTTCTTTAACTCTCTTAAATCATTTTCTGGCAATTTTCTGTTTACAAGATAAAATAGGTTAGAAATTAGTCTGTGCAATGTCATATCATTTATTCTATTACCTTTTTTTACCAAATTCCATTTTGGAGAAATTTTAAAAATTTTATCAAAAACATCAGGATATTCAAAATTTCCTTCGAAAGCTATATCAAAAACAATAGAATTTTCTGGTATATATTTTGTTGGTATTATAAATTTTTCTGATGGAACAGCAGAAATAATTATATCAGAAATAGAAACAAATTTCATAATATCCTCATAATCTGTATATTTTTGACAAACTCTAACACTTGCATTTTCATTTAACATCATCAAAGCAAGAGACCTTCCAACAGCAAGAGAATCATTAATAACTACAATTTTTTTACCTTCTAATTTGAACGGATTTTCAAATAAATTATCTGGGTATATTCCGTTAATTTTAAAATGATTTTCATAAACCAAATAATTTCTTTTTAATACATATAATATTCCTTTCGCAGTAGGAGGTATAACCAATTTTCTTAAATTCTCATTGTCACTATAAAATTCATGCTGAACCAGATACCCCATATATTCGTGATTTAATCCCTCAACATCTTTTTCGATGGACACTAAATTCATAAAATAGGTATCTTTTATATTAAATGGAGTAGGATACATGACAATAATACCGTGAGTATTATTGTCATTATTATAATACATAATTTTTTTCTCCAATTCTAATTTACTCGAAACATTATCAAGAACAAAATTTATATTGTATTTTTTACAGATATTCTTAATTCCTTTTGCATAAGAAATACTTCCAGCATCATCAGAAGTCAATATGCAGGTTAACTGAGGTATAATATTATTTTTTTTGTATAATTCGATATTTTTTTTAAAAATTGGCTCATCAAAAGTACGAATTAAATATGCGATATCGAATAATTTATTTTCGAAATCCATCACCCCCAAAACTTTTTTGAAAATTTCAATTATTTATCATCATCAAGCATAATAAAGTCTTCATTTTCATCAATATCAACGCTGTCCATGATTTTTTTCCATTCTTCTTCAACCTTTTCCAGTTCATCATCATCTTCAACAGCATCTAAAAATAACTCGCCGTTATTTTCATTAACCTTAAAAGCAACAGTATCTCCCAGGATAATATCTTCACTATCTTCCTCTCTAAATGCTTCATAACAGATCCAGTATTTTTTGCCTTCGATATTTAATTCTTCCACAAACATAAAATTATATTCATTGCCATCTTCTCCTGTAATTGTGAAAAATTCCAATCTATCCATATATATCCCTCCAAAATTTAATATTTTCTATTATTTATAGATATACTTTCTGAACATTCTATTATTATTTTAAAATAAAAATATGAAATTCCAGTGTCTAAAATATGATATAATATAAAAGAATAAGGGGGTTTTAGTTTTGAATTTATTAGAAATGCGTATTAAGGGTTTTAAAAGTTTTGCAAAAAATATAATATTAAATCTAAATGCAAATATTGTTAGCGTAGTTGGACCAAATGGCTCTGGCAAATCCAACATAGTAGATGCTTTAAGATGGCTTCTTGGAGAACATTCTTCTAAACAGATAAGGATTTCGGAAAAATACGATGTTATATTTGGAGGATCAGAAAAATATCCACCATCAAAAAAAGCAGAGGTTTTTATAAAAATAAAAGATGTAAATGGAAAAATCAGAACAATAGGTAAAATATTAACAATAGACGGAAAAACTCAATATAAAATAGATAATAGAAATGCAAGATTAAAAGATATTTTTGATGTTATTGGTGGATCAGGTGTGGGGAAATCTTTTTATTCGATTATATCTCAAGATCAGGTTAGAGAATTAGTTTCAGCTTCTTCAGATCAATTAAGAACTATAATAGAGGATGCGGCAGGAATAAAAATATATCTGGATAAGAAAGAAATTGCATTGAAAATGTTAAATCAAACAAAAGAAAATTTAGAAAGACTAAATGATGTTTTATATGAAGTTGAAAAAAGAGTTAGATCGTTGTCCAATAGAGCTTCAAGAGCAAAAAAACATGTGGAATATAGTAATGAATTAAAGGTTATAGGAACAAAATACTATGGAGCGAAAAGTTTATCTATAGACAAAAAAATAAAGGATATAGATGATAAAATAAAAAATAACAGGTTGAAAATAAAAGAGTATCTTTCTGAAAGCTTTGAAGTGGAGAGATTATATAAA comes from the Marinitoga sp. 1197 genome and includes:
- a CDS encoding bifunctional 5,10-methylenetetrahydrofolate dehydrogenase/5,10-methenyltetrahydrofolate cyclohydrolase, whose translation is MDFENKLFDIAYLIRTFDEPIFKKNIELYKKNNIIPQLTCILTSDDAGSISYAKGIKNICKKYNINFVLDNVSSKLELEKKIMYYNNDNNTHGIIVMYPTPFNIKDTYFMNLVSIEKDVEGLNHEYMGYLVQHEFYSDNENLRKLVIPPTAKGILYVLKRNYLVYENHFKINGIYPDNLFENPFKLEGKKIVVINDSLAVGRSLALMMLNENASVRVCQKYTDYEDIMKFVSISDIIISAVPSEKFIIPTKYIPENSIVFDIAFEGNFEYPDVFDKIFKISPKWNLVKKGNRINDMTLHRLISNLFYLVNRKLPENDLRELKNFEKNIKKAGF
- a CDS encoding DUF1292 domain-containing protein, with amino-acid sequence MDRLEFFTITGEDGNEYNFMFVEELNIEGKKYWICYEAFREEDSEDIILGDTVAFKVNENNGELFLDAVEDDDELEKVEEEWKKIMDSVDIDENEDFIMLDDDK